The genomic window GGAAAcgctttaatttttttttttctttgagtaATTGTTTGCGTCATAATTatacgtttcgttttatttaatactgtattaatgttaaatatattcgtCGTTATATTAAGAGAAAGTCTGTgctttgttataattaattagaattagaattgAATTTATGAAGCATCGCTGCATACGTTGCTACATCTGGCGTTTAAATTGTAGATTTGAATTAAAATCTTGTTCATTAAAAGTGaatcaaaagaatatttatttcaattaaatttaaaagtaacattttattcacggtaaaattataattaaaaaatactttattatttcttttaatagatTATGGAATTGatacgttttatataatttatttatcatgaatatttaattaaaaagtctcttatataaatattcaaatacagaaatataaaaattcaaatatataaaacttttaataaagatttaacttaaactatgaaaaaatagtcggaggggaaaagaaaataaagaagttgTATATACTACTTtgcaagaaaaatgaaatattttacaatacatTAGAAAGTAGATTTTAcatagtaatatttaaaaaaaaaaagtatatatatatatatgttttttaatacttttagaAAAGGATAAcaggtagagaaagaaaattgatattatgtAAAACGTATTGGGGAGCATTGTCTGTTTTTTATGTTAGAATGAAAAtccaattaaaaagaaatatacagtcttgaataatttgataattttacacaataaaatgatttatgatATTCTTATACATGATTATATTCATACAAGTCTCATTAAAGTAAGAATATATAagtctaattaattaatatgtctatatatcACAACTTCACATTTTCAGAGTATTGGCCATAATACATTAGCAAAATGTTTATCTTTTGCTCTGTTTCGaataaagtattaaataaaatataggaCTGTAGTTATTTAGGATGGAAGACTTGAAAGTGGATACTCTTTAGTATCTTTGCTCTCAAGTATAAACACTGTGCAACTAATTCTAATAAAGCGAtctgatttataatattatcttatgaatcatatataaatttagcGTAGCAATTTATTTACAGGACGCAACAAGACTTCATTCGAGATTGTCTTTATAATGAacttctatttataaaaatagttgtactagaaattttataagttCTATGTCTTCAGGAAATGAAGATGTAGATCAGGTAACACAACCCGATCTCCTTTGTTACATGGTgtcttcgatattattttggCCTGCTTAATATATTTCGTACAATTACATTATTCATTGAGTCATAAAAGTTCATGCAATTGATAACCGATTCCCtctgttataataaaaatatttccttgtTAATTGTGTCGAGGAACTAAAGAGTTGATATATCTGGACCAAAATTGGAGATATGTTACATCTATGCTTATATTAAAACTCTCTTGCTCTgtgttacattattatataatacagagTACACTGTAAATGTTTTTAAACTTCACATATTAAATTCGACAGTCTCATTGcactatatttctattataatattatgattttcgtttttaataaaatataaaaataataataagctgTAATTACTCTGTAACGGCACTCCAAAGGTCCGACGGAACTTCAGATTAAGAGTATCAATTTCTATACACACATATCCAGTCGTACGGTAAGACTATCTTATATTTATGAGCCTATTTCAtaagtataaaatttcaaatgattttACATAAGTAAAGCAATAACAAACTGTAGATAAATTGTTATTGGTCGTATGTGAAATATAAAcatcacatatgtatatagaccttttcattaaattttaattaagtttAGGAGTCttctaaaaattttcttttgttttctaaggaatattataaaatattgccTACTGCTCATAATGTTCATTTTATGAAAACCATCTTAATTGATTTACAaccgaaaaatatatattttttgttaaattttaaaacCAATTACTGCTTTTATTAGGCAATAAAAATCACTATGATATTCATGAAAAAACCATCCATTTGATGAATTTAAAaacagatagaaaataaatgtaaatgaaatagaataaatacgttcattttaaatatcttttgttCCCACaaatttatcttaaaaattttaagttaatataaatttaatcgtcGGTTacctaaattatatattaaactataCAATCCATAATcaaaatctattatataataatagtacaaacgaataaaaatttaatttcgtaaTTATTCAGTTCTTCAACTTTGGGAATATTCTGCACATTTATATACagtcatttaattattaatcattaatggGCTTATACTCTGGACCATTTATACAAATTGATTTGCTACAGAACTTATTATATGGTATCATTAATGTAGTATGTaaactatttaaatataaataacattatatgCACTTATACAAGctgttattataaaatcgtaaataattatacaatagtAATGACAATCTATATATTCACTGTTACATaagtgaaaaatttttgttcgatAGGTGCAGTCAATAAACACTGAAATTAATGTCTCATATTAGCATAAATTTTGTGTTaccattaaattaaaaaaacattcataatttttaatatggaCTGCAacatcaaaagaaataaagaataaaagaataatattgtaCATGTAGCGagtatttacattatattatttgttataatgtTTAATTGTACTGCAAAATAAACAAAGTcatttaagaaaataacatATCCACGTCTCTGTAATCatatcttaaatattaattatatcttttttcatatatagaaataattttactttcaaaTGATGGacattttctctatctacaTTTTGAAAGACAAGACACGTAGCTCAGTATTGTTTGGAAGTAGATCgcaatttcaatatttcttagCAGAATTTATCATTGTGCTGATAATAACGAAACGCACCAATATTatgatttttgtaaaatttataatctttcttCGTGTATGAATTTGTTTGAATTTAAGATACTCTAAATCCAAGATTTACTTCCTATTTTTTGcatcatatatttatagtataattagtatctatatatctagatCTCCTtctgtaagaaaaatataatcacaGAAATTTGAATAGAGAACTTACTACTAAGATTTGCAAGTCTGAAGTTAATGTCTGTTTTATGCACAAAAGATTCTTATTGCACCTGTATTCATCAGCTATACacttgaaagaaattattacttcACATCGCAATGgaatgatttcttttaatgAGATCTATATGTGCAATATGTTACATAATAAGTATGATGcgcaaaatattatttgattacaTAAATGTTTGGAACTGTATTGTAAGTTAATCATTgtgtttatatctttttaatcaaaaataaataaataaaattcaataggaaaatacgaagaagaaacagcGAGTATCTACAAATTTATCTGAAGTTACTGATTGGGTGGTGTCCCATGTATAAATCAagtaataaacaaacaaatagaaattttctgaAATATATCCTGTATTTTGTGAACCGTCAATATGTATTTAAGATGataaacgattataaataGTCTTCtgtaaataatgaattaaaaagtGTTTAATGTTGTGTGTGTACAAAAATGAgctagatattttttttacaattaaatatatgataaattacaataatttaaaaaagaaaaaagatgattttAATCGTGCAAATTATACGTTCGCACAACCCACTTTATGAACAACTGTATGCACAACTATACATTTATAATGGATTAATgaaatcatttgaaaaaatttgttcttttgaaagatagaaattcaaataataataataaaaaaaatacttgttgctataaaatacaatatgcAAACGATAACTTTTATCgcaataatacaaaattataacaaaaggagttaattacaaaattaattattaacattcaTTAATGTTGTGATTTAATTATCTACCTTCAACAATTAAAggcgatataaaataattcaactgGCTCTCATGTACAGTTTCTTATGCAAAATCACAAAGCATAAATggtaattgtataataataattttataagaaaatgcacgcgcgtatgtatgtatacatatacataattcaTATACTTTCTTCTACATTTATGTAGATGTACAGATATAGATTTCCAATGCTTCTAGATATGCACAAGATACTCTAAATATATTAAGGTAATTAGATGTGACATGGCTTTggcttttcattttttttttcttttttttttacatggtTTTATCAGATTAACATTATAtggaaatatatgaaatatgtaattttttatctttaatgaaatttaatgacTGTATTAAAATTCCAATTGCACTGTATTTTTCTGTTCTATATTGTTGTTTTAACATATCAGCCAGAAATTTTTAGCCCTTATGTAATTCAGTCAATATATTAACTGCTTTGGATGAATAACAGTTGACTAATATATATCACATGTTATTtcctttaataaaaagattactaATTATGCTAATACTTTTTCTGCTCACCACTTGCTGCCCTAACACGCACCTGTTACTTTATTaccttatattattttatattgctcACATAGTACAGTCCCAGATTGATGACTTAACTTTTACAAAAAGCATAATAATAGTTTTGAAactataagtaataaataggATTACTATTTTCACactttacataaataaattatgaaaattttcctatcttttatgtcttaaaatcgatagaaaaggaaaatagtatataaaatagttcTATTTTCGCTACGTCCATGAACACCTCGATCATTCGAccttcacaaaaaaaaaatgaacttaTCCAAAccaatattaaaagtaataatacgATAGAATTGTATAGTTTCTAAATGAAAACGTTTTAAAATAGTGtaaagttattattaaaacgctGTAAAAagctttaaagaaaaataacttaACTTCGTACAATTTTACACCACCCTTCaagtttaaaaattcataaagtatgttctatatgtatatatacatttacttaTACAGTGTATTTGCATTATTACTACTGTACCATCTCTTTTTTGTAAGTTAATGGCGCATGAAAAAATGGGaaactttttccattttttatgaGTATAATGacttaaatgaatttttttttaactttgtaATAggtatcaaaatatataataataccatcatttttttttcttttttttttttgtagaagctatacttttttttcttttatatatataaagtttatgAAGTTTAAGGTCACTATATATCAATACCTGTTGTATACaatcattgtaaattgattaaaactatttattttatattttttgtaagaaataataaaacttctctttctcctttcactttttttccctATAATTTTCCATACAACTATTACAAGAAAAATTCCAAGAAGTAATAATGCaaacattctatatataatttttaattaactattacgctcaaaatgaaaattagaattttcaaaaaaaattgaaaatgttaacatttattatactatgtataaaaaaagtaaattataacAGCATTCTATTCATTAAAATCTGTTTTATTGAAATGGATTTTAAGCGTGTTATTGATAGCCAAAGTTTAGCCAGTATTTAATTTTAggcaatatttatattcacttatgtgaaataataaagcaaaataatatatctcgttttatatgtattagcacgtaataatttgaaatattatagtaaataaaaataagtatcaATCaaagataatgatattaaaatcattaacAGTGAGAATTGAAGACTGAGCagatatctaattaaaaattatccaATCAATGGgacttccttttttcctgataatattaacaaatagaGTCCTGTATGCAAGTTACAGGATAATAGATTTGttacaaatttttgttttatatatatgaactttATAAACACTAATCACTATAAAAACTTACACAAAATCTGTCCACATTCTCTAATTTAGAATGTCAATGTATGCATAttcttgtatatttaaatatttatttaggaCAAAATAGCAATACTACGTCTAGGTCCACCTATGCATACATTATCTAAACTATACCACTTTTTTATACCAGTACGTAGGGCTTCAGCTGTTACCTTATCTTCGTAGACTCTGGACATAGCTTCTAATTTTTGCGCTTTTTCCTTACTAAGTGGCTCACTGGGGAATGTTAATTCATTTGCTTCTGCAAGTGTGCGTAAATCAAAATAGTACTTGGCATACACACTTGAAGGAACGTTTATGTTAAACTGTAGCATTTCCAAAAATTGTCTCTCCAATTCGTTCCTACAAAAAATCggattttttaaagattttaacATAGacataattaaacaaaaaaaaaaaagagaaaaagagagagtaaattGTACTCTccatatttttaacaatgacATAATCAATATGGTTTACAATTGTCATATAAGAGATATgttctttttacttatttcatgcttcttaaattatataattttataaaaaaatgaatcataGACAAAAGTttcttatatttgtttttgtaattctttcttatactcgttttaatcatttaataaatactataagtaataatgaagaatgaaatattcagTACTCTGAAATACCTTACAAGTTTagctgaaaaaaatattcagaaaaGTACTATCGAATAACAATGTTTTGTATGCTagcattacatatataaattaattattttaatatttgaaatatagcTAAAGAATACTTACATATCTTCTACagtaatatcttttaaaatttgaCAATAATCTACGTTCCACACAGCCTGATCATCCCATACTTTAGAAGCTAATAAAATAGCTCCAAGTACTATACGTTTCCAATTAGCTGGTGTTATATCTATTTCTGCATAAGTAAGTAGACGTTCGAGATAAACTAATGTTATGATGGCACATTCAGCTGTCAATTGAGCAGCATTAAATAGAGTccttacaaatttatatatctgtttGTGCTCTGGATTATGTTTGTCATAATCATCCGCAACACCGTCCCtctaatagtaataaatataaactcaTAGTTATATAGTTTTTGTGATATTCTAATAActaataaaaactatatttctaaaattacCGTTAAAGGATGTAACTTTTCatcaaatatatcaatttGTCTGTGTGaagttctattttttatatggtAATAAACAGCTAAGGCAACACATTTCACAGTATTTTTTAGATTAGGTTGCGAAACGGTGCTATCGTCCAAGTATATTGTACTACAACTGCTACTTTTCTTGAGAGGCCTTGTATCTGCTATTTGATGTtgactcttttttcttaccataccatctatgaaaaaaaaaaaaaaaagaaaagaaaagaaaaaaaattatgaataccatttgataaatgaaatttatctataaaatataagtatcCAGACAATTTCAGAAGATAATATAAACATGTACTTACTTTCAATTGCTTGTTTAGATCGTTCCATGAAAATAGTGCCTGCGCAAGGATGTAGCGATGGATCAGAGTCCCAGTCTTCTGGTTCTCGTTCACTAATGTGCTGTAGATTATTAACACTGATACCTCCTTCCGGAAGATGTTCTTCAAGGCCCCTTGTGACACCTTCAACTGCTAATTCCTTACGCCCAACTTGAGGACTGGAATAAACACAGCAACTGTTTTTGTTccccatttctttctttctttattacttttttttttcctttttttattttctacaaaagATCCTCTACAGTTTGtgtcttcttctttgaaaaattttcaggCGATACAAGTGATAATAACAGAATGCACAGCGAAACGAACGGATGGTTTCCTCTAAGGAATTTTTCTTAGTTGTTCACATCTCGTTATACACTGTGATCAGCTGACGAAACGTACGAAATGCATAATACACATTGTTCCATTccatttattcatttcgatGCTAGTATGCACTGCATGCGCTACTAAAAATGTTGCCTTGTCaaactattttttctctctctctctctctctctctctctttctttctttctatctatctatctatctatctaggtatctatctatctatctatctttttctttttctttctttctttctttctttctctctctctctttcttttttttctcacgatAGACAGAACactttaataatatcgtttgaaaataatataatcgttgtcaatatctctctatctctaattCGTATAAACTGCAATTGCTTTTGCAATTGTCAAGGAACGCAGCAGTGCCAACGCCTTGAAGTTTTCCTCGTGCCGGTCGACTTTTCCTCGAGGTTTAAACTACACGAGCTAAATTCTCGAGAGAAAACGTGACTCTTGATGTGGCTCATTGTCATCGTTTATAATTCCCATTGTTAAACGCGCATCGAAAAGCGCGAATATCCTCGCGGAAATATCTTTCGTGATTTTCACTATCTGCCACTAACTTTTTGTTAtacttatgtacgtatgtacatatgtatgcttCTACGATACCgatgtattaaatattgacGCACGAAACATACAACTACTAGAAACGCCGATGATCATGTGCCGTTATGTCTTTAATTTGGACAATCCTGAATAATCCTTACCGTCGCCATCTTTCGATAAAGGATATCCTTTAATTAGCTTAAAACCGGAAGTTAGCTTGTCGTGACGTCACTTGTGAAATACATTCAAAGGTTACGaattcgaaatttattatagtaatcatttttattctcatgtattatttatgaagtataaattgtttttattttttattccgtttctttttttctagtttataaaaaaaaaacgtttctattcgaaaaatatatatatcaatgaatGTTATTAATTTCCAATATTATTCCTCTCTACTTCCATATTTAACTATTCGAGTATTTTCATTGGTCGTACGACTGAACTCATTTATGATTGTATATTCAATGgttagttatatttataaatgtatatcttaataattataaatcttgTGATAAATACGAaactttgattaaaaaatacaatttgttTTGTTAACAGTAATATTACTTAATATTAAAGCTAGAACTATAAAGTTATTGACAATTATAATCACAATGAAAttattggaaaagaaatattttaaaaggaattttttttatatgaattttacatattgcgttttttttcaattaaaaaacttcacatatatatacatatatacacatatacgtatacatatgtatatacatataacatacatacacacatacgtatatatatatatatacacatacatcgttctaaaatttttaaaaatagaaaaaataaatgagtcATCGTATTCACACTAAATAACTAATGTCTTATACATttgctataaaatatattagtttGGCAACTTCTTGTTTATAATATGTCATCTAAGAcaatcaatattataaaaagtaggtattataactatttaactttataagatataagatTTAACATATAAGATAATATCATAACTTCgttcataataaaattatttttaacatttgaAATTgccttttataaaatatattaaacataataaaataacagcaGACTTAATGAAAGATTAAGACAAAGAGATGCTTATCATGCTTATTTTAAGAAACAGGAacgaaaatgttaaaatataaaaaataattataattaatattttaagaaactGTGTTCGTGTTATTACTAGAtgacttttttataaaacatggTTCCATCATgtgagaataatttatatttaaaatattcgatattattcctTTCATTTCTGGTTCCAGAATACTAAACTTTCCTGAAGGAATGGTAccattatatatttgatctaATCCTTCTGAAAATTGCATTTAATTATGGATAAATGATaagataagtaataaaaataccaatacttacttattattttaagaGTGAAAATACTGGTTTGTTGATTTAATGTCATAACCTGTGCTATAATTATGTTAGACATGTGTGGACTGTAATCTTCCCCGATTCTTAACATctgtgaaatataatttaatatcagaAAAAGTTTTCAATGTATTTGTATGTAATATCAATTGGTCTAATATGTACTTTAAATGCAATAATATCATTGTTTTCTACATCTTGCATTTTTACAGGAGGGTATTGTTCAAGTTCTATATCAGaaaatgattgatttttaagatcgtgattaatttcttttctagatgtatttttttcaactgtattatttaatgtctcatttgttttttcattagaaatatctatattttcaaCTTCtatagtagatatattttgtggcttaacgatttcttcttttatttttttattaggaaATGTAAGAGGTGTAGAACTATTCCTTAAGCTAATTAGTTTAGATAATGCAGGTTCAATCACAAACTGTTGCATCATTTGTATTTCATTTGTTTCAGATGTATCAAATCTTATATGCTTTCCTGAAGATAAAACAAGAGAATCTACTATTTTAGGTTTTTTCGTTGTATCATTCTTGTCATCAGGATTTTGTATAAACGttgatatattcttttttccttttctatgtCGTACTCTTTTACGTTTTGTTGAAGGTGATTGTTTTTTTATGAAACTATAATCTTCCGTAATAGTACTATTCATTGTTTTAGAATCTGTAAAATTATCTTCTGTATCATTTACTAtactatgaaatattatatccgTAGAATATAAatctgtaattttattatacattacaaaaaagattcaatataaaattaatataaacatatatatataaataaaaaattcaaacctTGTTTTGAATCAGATAAAAGTTCATTTGACTGAATAGTAATATCTTTTGTAGGAACTGTCACTTCCATATCATAAAATTCTACAGTTTGTGTTTCTTTGTGATTAAATGTTCTGTTCCCTTTGTTTTCACTATTGTCATTATCTTGAATAGATGGtgatacaaaatttatagaagATTCTATTTCATCTTCCAAACCACTGCCTGGTATAACACTGTGACAATATGcacaaatttttgttttaagaacatttattaaattgtataataactaaaaaaatagttaaataaaaatagttacaTAAttgtttcattctcttttataattcGGGCATCTTCAAATGGTGGTAAATATTCagtattatttaaacataaatgATATGGTTCacaaatgttaaataattttttaatatgtttctTCATGTCAGAAATTTGTAAGATTTTAGTTCCATCAACGAAAACCCAACAAAATCGTCGTATATCAtgataatatttcgataaatcgacTTTTACACGAAAATCTGAACGAGCCATAATCATCGatacttatttaatttataaacattaataacaaaaaagccggcttaattaaattcaaataacAAACCCTCTCTCCAAGCTTCCATTGAAAAAATTGCCTACGCTTTCAGTTCTTTACTGGTAAAGTTAGGTGACTCGATGATATATTGGtgtaatatattcttatttgtGTGTGATTAGAAAGTATTACCAACCAAGACtggaaaaataagataataatttaactaGATATTTTACTAGGGAAattgatcgattttctttttatagagactaataatttatatatatatttaatgtttcttttactttttttttttttgaaaataatctaatataaatatatattattttattatttgtattgtattgcattgtatattgtaatgtaattcaaatattatagtaGGAACATGCAAAacagaagtatatatatatatatatatatataaactttatcttttttttataaacgtttaatgattaataagaaaatatatatataagataataaaaaatttgaaaaaatagtattattttaaaaatagttatatattCTAGATATTTTGTTgcgaatatttcaaatgtttcTGTTGGTAGAGAGAAACAATAAGCGGGAAAGTTAGCCGTTATAACCAACAATACAATTGAATATGATACGACGTAGTTTGCTGAGCGAATGCACGTTTTGTATTAGAGTTGATCggtttgtaataaaataaatagacagTATCATTACTTTTACTTGTCATAactatcattaatatatttatcaatttctttatcTAGGTCGTTTACTAGCATAATCgtgtattgtaatatattataattcggAAAATTTGTGCTTTGTTGAAAGAAGagattattctttaatttgcttttctataaattataatatatgttaagAGAATAAACATGATTCCTTTAACAGAAGGATCATTAGATGTAAGTATAacaagtataaaattaaacaatatcATTGTATTGAATTGTATGTTTACacattgtaaatattaacaatatttgatatgtttaatgtt from Vespula vulgaris chromosome 13, iyVesVulg1.1, whole genome shotgun sequence includes these protein-coding regions:
- the LOC127068330 gene encoding cyclin-Y-like protein 1: MGNKNSCCVYSSPQVGRKELAVEGVTRGLEEHLPEGGISVNNLQHISEREPEDWDSDPSLHPCAGTIFMERSKQAIENGMVRKKSQHQIADTRPLKKSSSCSTIYLDDSTVSQPNLKNTVKCVALAVYYHIKNRTSHRQIDIFDEKLHPLTRDGVADDYDKHNPEHKQIYKFVRTLFNAAQLTAECAIITLVYLERLLTYAEIDITPANWKRIVLGAILLASKVWDDQAVWNVDYCQILKDITVEDMNELERQFLEMLQFNINVPSSVYAKYYFDLRTLAEANELTFPSEPLSKEKAQKLEAMSRVYEDKVTAEALRTGIKKWYSLDNVCIGGPRRSIAILS
- the LOC127068326 gene encoding uncharacterized protein LOC127068326 isoform X2; this encodes MIMARSDFRVKVDLSKYYHDIRRFCWVFVDGTKILQISDMKKHIKKLFNICEPYHLCLNNTEYLPPFEDARIIKENETIIVIPGSGLEDEIESSINFVSPSIQDNDNSENKGNRTFNHKETQTVEFYDMEVTVPTKDITIQSNELLSDSKQDSKTMNSTITEDYSFIKKQSPSTKRKRVRHRKGKKNISTFIQNPDDKNDTTKKPKIVDSLVLSSGKHIRFDTSETNEIQMMQQFVIEPALSKLISLRNSSTPLTFPNKKIKEEIVKPQNISTIEVENIDISNEKTNETLNNTVEKNTSRKEINHDLKNQSFSDIELEQYPPVKMQDVENNDIIAFKMLRIGEDYSPHMSNIIIAQVMTLNQQTSIFTLKIIKGLDQIYNGTIPSGKFSILEPEMKGIISNILNINYSHMMEPCFIKKSSSNNTNTVS
- the LOC127068326 gene encoding uncharacterized protein LOC127068326 isoform X1; the encoded protein is MIMARSDFRVKVDLSKYYHDIRRFCWVFVDGTKILQISDMKKHIKKLFNICEPYHLCLNNTEYLPPFEDARIIKENETIIVIPGSGLEDEIESSINFVSPSIQDNDNSENKGNRTFNHKETQTVEFYDMEVTVPTKDITIQSNELLSDSKQDLYSTDIIFHSIVNDTEDNFTDSKTMNSTITEDYSFIKKQSPSTKRKRVRHRKGKKNISTFIQNPDDKNDTTKKPKIVDSLVLSSGKHIRFDTSETNEIQMMQQFVIEPALSKLISLRNSSTPLTFPNKKIKEEIVKPQNISTIEVENIDISNEKTNETLNNTVEKNTSRKEINHDLKNQSFSDIELEQYPPVKMQDVENNDIIAFKMLRIGEDYSPHMSNIIIAQVMTLNQQTSIFTLKIIKGLDQIYNGTIPSGKFSILEPEMKGIISNILNINYSHMMEPCFIKKSSSNNTNTVS